One window of the Pseudofrankia sp. DC12 genome contains the following:
- a CDS encoding class II fumarate hydratase, translating into MTEQEYRIEHDSMGDVRVPASAKWRAQTQRAVENFPVSGMRISRAHIQALARIKAAAATVNAKLGVLDGEIAEAIASAAAEVARGDWDDQFPLDVFQTGSGTSSNMNTNEVIATLATERLGRPVHPNDHVNCSQSSNDVFPSSIHIAATQGIVTELIPALEHLAASLSRKSEQFADVVKSGRTHLMDATPVTLGQEFGGYAAAVALGIERLNAALPRIGELPLGGTAVGTGINTPPGFSATVISELAASTGLPLTEARNHFEAQASRDGLVEASGVLRVIAISLYKISNDLRWASSGPRAGLGEIHLPDLQPGSSIMPGKVNPVIPEAVCQVVAQVVGNDAAVAFGGSAGNFELNVMLPVIARNLLESIHILSTISRLFADRCIDGVEADVERCRRYAESSPSIVTPLNKYIGYEEAAKVAKLSLAQEKTIREVVLERGYVEDGKLTVEQLDAALDVLSMTHP; encoded by the coding sequence ATGACCGAGCAGGAGTACCGGATCGAGCACGACAGCATGGGGGACGTCCGGGTCCCGGCCAGCGCGAAGTGGCGGGCGCAGACCCAGCGCGCGGTCGAGAACTTCCCGGTCTCCGGGATGCGGATCTCCCGCGCGCACATCCAGGCCCTCGCTCGGATCAAGGCCGCGGCCGCGACCGTGAACGCCAAGCTCGGGGTGCTGGACGGTGAGATCGCCGAGGCGATCGCGTCCGCCGCCGCCGAGGTCGCCCGGGGCGACTGGGACGACCAGTTCCCGCTGGACGTGTTCCAGACGGGCAGCGGGACGTCGTCGAACATGAACACCAACGAGGTCATCGCGACGCTGGCGACGGAGCGGCTCGGCCGGCCGGTGCACCCGAACGACCACGTGAACTGCTCGCAGTCGTCGAACGACGTGTTCCCGTCGTCGATCCACATCGCCGCGACGCAGGGCATCGTCACCGAGCTGATCCCGGCGCTGGAGCACCTGGCCGCGTCGCTGTCGCGTAAGAGCGAGCAGTTCGCCGACGTGGTCAAGTCCGGCCGTACCCATCTGATGGACGCGACCCCGGTGACGCTCGGCCAGGAGTTCGGTGGCTACGCCGCGGCCGTGGCGCTCGGGATCGAGCGGCTGAACGCGGCACTCCCCCGGATCGGCGAGCTTCCGCTGGGCGGCACCGCCGTCGGCACCGGGATCAACACCCCGCCCGGCTTCTCCGCGACCGTGATCTCGGAGCTCGCGGCCAGCACCGGCCTGCCACTGACCGAGGCGCGCAACCACTTCGAGGCCCAGGCGTCCCGGGACGGGCTCGTCGAGGCGTCCGGCGTGCTGCGGGTGATCGCGATTTCGCTGTACAAGATCTCCAACGACCTGCGCTGGGCCTCGTCCGGCCCGCGCGCCGGGCTCGGCGAGATCCACCTACCGGACCTGCAGCCAGGTTCCTCGATCATGCCGGGCAAGGTGAACCCGGTCATTCCCGAGGCGGTCTGCCAGGTGGTCGCCCAGGTCGTCGGCAACGACGCCGCCGTCGCGTTCGGCGGCTCGGCCGGCAACTTCGAGCTGAACGTGATGCTGCCGGTGATCGCCCGCAACCTGCTGGAGTCGATCCACATCCTGTCGACGATCAGCCGGCTGTTCGCGGACCGCTGCATCGACGGCGTCGAGGCCGACGTCGAGCGGTGCCGCCGGTACGCCGAGTCCTCGCCGTCGATCGTCACGCCGCTGAACAAGTACATCGGCTACGAGGAGGCGGCGAAGGTCGCCAAGCTGTCCCTCGCGCAGGAGAAGACAATTCGCGAGGTCGTGCTGGAGCGCGGTTACGTCGAGGACGGCAAGCTCACGGTCGAGCAGCTCGACGCCGCGCTGGACGTCCTGTCGATGACCCACCCGTAG
- a CDS encoding glycoside hydrolase family 16 protein, which yields MARVTPSPLALAAAPAPASRAPAPASRPAVAAPAAGSAAGWGSPAQVETFDGTALTASHWYIYDSPDARAYPREASRSVVSGGQLRLTGGLDSSGRDVSGGVASTFNQLFGRWEATFRVDRGNGYSAVVLLWPRSEKWPTDGEVDAIEVWDGSRQSGGVNIHNGSANNVVGSGISADFTQWHTIAVEWLPQRITVLLDGMPRYTVNRPASGFDPIPSTSPMHLALQLDKGCVATLPCRDASTPQWVTMYVDQVRIWTAPPAMLG from the coding sequence GTGGCCAGGGTGACACCGTCACCGCTCGCGTTGGCGGCCGCCCCGGCGCCGGCGAGCCGCGCTCCCGCTCCGGCGAGCAGGCCCGCGGTGGCCGCGCCGGCGGCGGGGAGCGCGGCCGGCTGGGGCAGCCCGGCGCAGGTCGAGACCTTCGACGGCACGGCGCTCACCGCGTCGCACTGGTACATCTACGACTCGCCGGACGCGCGTGCCTACCCCCGGGAGGCCAGCAGGAGCGTCGTCTCGGGCGGCCAGCTGCGGCTCACCGGCGGCCTTGACTCCTCCGGCCGGGATGTGTCCGGCGGTGTGGCATCGACCTTCAACCAGCTCTTCGGCCGCTGGGAGGCGACCTTCCGGGTCGACCGGGGGAACGGCTACTCGGCCGTCGTCCTGCTCTGGCCGCGCAGCGAGAAATGGCCGACCGACGGTGAGGTCGACGCCATCGAGGTGTGGGACGGCAGCCGGCAGTCCGGCGGGGTGAACATCCACAACGGGTCCGCGAACAACGTCGTCGGTAGCGGGATCTCGGCGGACTTCACCCAGTGGCACACCATCGCCGTCGAATGGCTGCCGCAGCGGATCACTGTGCTTCTCGACGGCATGCCGCGCTACACGGTGAACCGGCCGGCTTCCGGCTTCGACCCGATCCCGTCCACCTCGCCGATGCACCTGGCGCTGCAGCTCGACAAGGGCTGTGTGGCCACGCTGCCCTGCCGGGACGCCTCCACCCCGCAGTGGGTGACGATGTACGTCGACCAGGTACGGATCTGGACGGCCCCGCCCGCCATGCTGGGCTGA
- a CDS encoding exodeoxyribonuclease VII small subunit encodes MTEPTAARPGPPTYEAARAELEDVVRRLEAGGITLEDSLALWDRGEVLARTCQDFLDGARARIAAAQSDPAAGPAGD; translated from the coding sequence ATGACCGAGCCGACCGCCGCGCGGCCAGGCCCGCCCACCTACGAGGCCGCCCGCGCCGAACTGGAGGACGTGGTCCGCCGCCTCGAGGCCGGCGGGATCACCCTCGAGGACTCCCTCGCCCTCTGGGACCGCGGAGAGGTGCTGGCCCGCACCTGCCAGGACTTCCTCGACGGCGCCCGGGCCCGCATCGCCGCCGCCCAGTCGGACCCGGCCGCTGGGCCCGCCGGCGACTGA
- a CDS encoding DUF6542 domain-containing protein, with product MSLPDREPAGSRGRAERPRGSVDRASVGRRRPTLQPTTVISQNRRGLTAFGASLTVLIISAVGAAADVAVFGSLSWIFGVLFVLACVASALRTHVDDLVGVAIMPPLIYAVITIAVGILHPASGSGGGLRSEAIDIGSELILRAPSLLIAEVLVVLVTLVRARRATVARRERARALASRGRRDRDDFTPR from the coding sequence GTGAGCCTCCCCGACCGGGAACCCGCGGGCTCGCGCGGGCGCGCCGAGCGCCCGCGTGGGTCAGTCGACCGAGCCTCCGTCGGCCGACGGCGTCCCACCCTGCAGCCAACGACGGTCATCAGCCAGAACCGCCGTGGGCTCACCGCCTTCGGTGCGTCGCTGACCGTACTGATCATCAGTGCGGTGGGCGCGGCCGCGGACGTCGCCGTGTTCGGCAGCCTCAGCTGGATCTTCGGCGTCCTGTTCGTGCTGGCCTGTGTGGCCAGTGCGCTGCGCACCCACGTCGACGACCTGGTCGGAGTGGCGATCATGCCGCCGTTGATCTACGCGGTGATCACCATCGCGGTCGGAATCCTGCATCCGGCCTCTGGGAGCGGCGGCGGGCTGCGGTCCGAGGCCATCGACATCGGTTCCGAACTGATCCTGCGCGCCCCGAGCCTGTTGATCGCCGAGGTTCTGGTCGTACTCGTCACTCTCGTCCGCGCCCGCCGGGCGACGGTTGCCCGGCGGGAACGCGCTCGCGCCCTGGCCAGCCGGGGCCGCCGCGACCGCGACGACTTCACCCCGCGCTGA
- the xseA gene encoding exodeoxyribonuclease VII large subunit, with protein sequence MTMTSTPEQPLPVRTVSRALGDWINRLGRIWVEGQVTEISRRPGMSTAFLTLRDPVADVSLRLTCARTVLDAVGPALTDGARIVVWGKPSFHPGRGTLALQVFEIRPVGVGALLARLEALRQLLAAEGLFAASRKRRPPFLPGAVGLITGRASAAERDVVENARRRWPAVRIVTREVAVQGPLAAGQVIDALRELDTDREVEVIVIARGGGSLEDLLPFSDEALLRAVAAARTPVVSAIGHEQDSPLLDYVADVRASTPTDAAKKVVPDVGEQAALVAQLRGRARRVVEHRLDRESRALADLRGRPALAAPLRGLDRRGESVEALARRAFRCVTHAVDVAGREVAHAAARLRALSPAATLDRGYALVQDGSSGAIIRDPAGLTADQTLHVRVARGLFTATVADPLPSQSPAAAPAAVDEAPVGVDSSA encoded by the coding sequence GTGACCATGACCTCGACGCCTGAACAGCCGCTGCCGGTGCGGACGGTGTCGCGCGCGCTCGGGGACTGGATCAACCGGTTGGGTCGGATCTGGGTCGAAGGCCAGGTCACGGAGATCTCCCGGCGGCCGGGCATGAGCACCGCGTTCCTGACCCTGCGCGACCCGGTGGCGGATGTCTCACTGCGGCTCACCTGCGCCCGCACCGTGCTCGACGCCGTCGGGCCCGCGCTGACGGACGGCGCCCGGATCGTCGTCTGGGGCAAGCCGTCCTTCCACCCGGGGCGGGGCACCCTGGCGCTACAGGTCTTCGAGATCCGCCCGGTCGGGGTCGGCGCGCTGCTCGCCCGGTTGGAGGCGTTGCGTCAGCTGCTGGCCGCCGAGGGGCTGTTCGCCGCGTCACGCAAGCGCCGGCCGCCGTTCCTGCCGGGCGCGGTGGGCCTGATCACGGGCCGGGCCAGCGCCGCCGAGCGGGACGTGGTCGAGAACGCCCGCCGCCGCTGGCCGGCGGTCAGGATCGTCACCCGCGAGGTCGCGGTGCAGGGGCCGCTGGCGGCGGGCCAGGTCATCGACGCCCTGCGCGAGCTGGACACCGACCGCGAGGTCGAGGTCATCGTGATCGCGCGCGGGGGTGGCTCCCTGGAGGATCTGCTGCCGTTCTCCGACGAGGCGTTGCTGCGGGCGGTCGCCGCGGCCCGCACCCCGGTGGTGTCGGCGATCGGACACGAGCAGGACAGCCCACTGCTCGACTACGTGGCCGACGTCCGCGCCTCCACGCCGACCGACGCGGCCAAGAAGGTCGTGCCCGACGTCGGTGAGCAGGCCGCGCTGGTCGCGCAGCTGCGCGGGCGGGCCCGGCGCGTCGTCGAGCACCGGCTCGACCGCGAGAGCAGGGCCCTGGCCGACCTGCGCGGCCGGCCGGCGCTGGCCGCCCCGCTGCGCGGTCTCGACCGCCGCGGCGAGTCGGTGGAGGCCCTGGCCCGGCGCGCGTTCCGGTGCGTCACCCATGCTGTCGACGTCGCTGGGCGGGAGGTCGCGCACGCGGCCGCCCGGCTGCGGGCGCTCTCGCCGGCCGCGACGCTCGACCGCGGCTACGCCCTGGTCCAGGACGGGTCCAGCGGGGCGATCATCCGCGACCCGGCGGGCCTGACCGCCGACCAGACGCTGCACGTCCGCGTCGCGCGGGGCTTGTTCACCGCGACAGTGGCCGACCCGCTCCCGTCTCAGTCGCCGGCCGCGGCGCCCGCCGCCGTCGACGAGGCTCCGGTCGGGGTGGACTCCTCAGCCTGA
- the sthA gene encoding Si-specific NAD(P)(+) transhydrogenase: MYDYDVLVIGSGPGGQKAAIAAAKLGRRVAIVDRRDMIGGVCINTGTIPSKTLREAVLYLTGLSQREMYGQSYRVKDDITVGDLTTRTQHVISREIDVIRSQLSRNHVSILTGTAAFADPHTVSITSAAGLDGRHVTAEKVIIATGTRPARPETVDFDGRTVVDSDQILNLDKLPRSMVVVGAGVIGIEYASMFAALGTKVTVVERRDRMLDFCDLEIVEALKYHLRDLAVTFRFRESVVSVERHNGGTLTLLESGKKIPADTVMYSAGRQGLTDSLGLDKAGLAADNRGRIKVGSDFRTEVDHIYAVGDVIGFPALAATSMEQGRLAAYSACGEEVHAMRAELMPIGIYTIPEISYVGKTEDELTESSVPFEVGIARYRELARGQIVGDSYGMLKLLVSPDDRKLLGVHVFGTGATEIVHIGQTLMGCGGTIDYLVDSVFNYPTLSESYKVAALDAMNKMRAVARFSG, from the coding sequence GTGTACGACTACGACGTGCTGGTCATCGGGTCCGGGCCGGGCGGCCAGAAGGCGGCGATCGCCGCCGCCAAGCTCGGGCGCCGGGTCGCGATCGTGGACCGCCGCGACATGATCGGCGGCGTCTGCATCAACACCGGCACGATTCCCTCGAAGACGCTGCGTGAGGCGGTCCTGTATCTCACCGGGCTGTCGCAGCGGGAGATGTACGGGCAGAGCTACCGGGTCAAGGACGACATCACCGTCGGAGACCTGACCACCCGCACGCAGCACGTGATCAGCCGCGAGATCGACGTCATCCGCAGCCAGCTGAGCCGTAACCACGTCTCGATCCTCACCGGCACGGCGGCGTTCGCCGACCCGCACACCGTCTCCATCACCAGCGCCGCCGGCCTCGACGGTCGCCACGTCACCGCGGAAAAGGTCATCATCGCGACCGGGACCCGGCCGGCGCGGCCGGAGACGGTCGACTTCGACGGGCGGACCGTCGTCGACAGCGACCAGATCCTCAACCTCGACAAGTTGCCCCGTTCGATGGTCGTCGTCGGTGCCGGCGTCATCGGCATCGAGTACGCGTCGATGTTCGCGGCACTCGGGACGAAGGTGACGGTCGTCGAACGCCGCGACCGGATGCTCGACTTCTGCGACCTGGAGATCGTCGAGGCGCTGAAATACCACCTGCGCGACCTCGCCGTCACATTCCGGTTCCGCGAGTCGGTCGTCTCGGTGGAACGGCACAACGGCGGAACGCTCACCCTGCTCGAAAGCGGCAAGAAGATCCCGGCCGACACCGTGATGTACTCCGCCGGCCGGCAGGGCCTCACCGACAGTCTCGGTCTCGACAAGGCCGGCCTGGCGGCCGACAACCGCGGCCGTATCAAGGTGGGTTCGGACTTCCGTACCGAGGTCGACCACATCTACGCCGTCGGCGACGTCATCGGTTTCCCGGCGCTCGCCGCGACGTCGATGGAGCAGGGCCGGCTCGCCGCCTACTCGGCTTGTGGCGAGGAGGTGCACGCGATGCGCGCCGAACTGATGCCGATCGGGATCTACACCATTCCGGAGATCTCCTACGTCGGGAAGACCGAGGACGAGCTGACCGAGAGCTCCGTGCCGTTCGAGGTCGGCATCGCGCGGTACCGGGAGCTCGCCCGCGGCCAGATCGTCGGCGACTCGTACGGCATGCTCAAGCTGCTGGTCAGCCCTGACGACCGCAAGCTGCTCGGGGTCCACGTCTTCGGCACCGGCGCCACGGAGATCGTGCACATCGGCCAGACCCTGATGGGCTGTGGCGGCACCATCGACTATCTGGTCGACAGCGTCTTCAACTACCCCACGTTGTCCGAGTCCTACAAGGTCGCGGCCCTCGACGCCATGAACAAGATGCGGGCGGTGGCACGCTTCAGCGGCTGA
- the rmuC gene encoding DNA recombination protein RmuC, with amino-acid sequence MDATGVLLALLCLAVGGVGGYVVGRQGARQRAVADVAGMRTALEYERRSATERAELVEHSQRRLAETFEALSARALEGASRQFLQLAAARFDEAGTRASGDLEARRAAVESLVAPLRETLTRMEDRLRELETARTEAYATLVEQVRSVREASDGLRTQTAQLVTVLRKPQARGAWGELQLRRVVEVAGMLNRCDFTEQQTITGDGGEAAQRPDLVVHLVGGRSIVVDSKVPLAAFLEAAEAADEAVRAERLAAHARHVRTHVDQLSSKAYWRRLDSPEFVVLFIPAEAFLAPALDHDTGLLEYAAGRNVVIATPTTLIALLRTVAHAWTQDVLTTRAKEVYDLGKELYSRLGTLGEHVDRLGTSLGRAVESYNATVGSLESRVLVQARRLAAMEFVEDELTGPRPVELGVRPLTAPELRIDTDARPPAAVGSDSADAPGAISASEPTVVELVSSVPTAAAAAGPNTVGVDGASRSA; translated from the coding sequence ATGGACGCCACCGGGGTGCTGCTGGCCTTGCTCTGCCTCGCGGTCGGTGGGGTGGGTGGGTACGTCGTGGGTCGGCAGGGGGCTCGGCAGCGGGCCGTGGCGGATGTGGCGGGGATGCGCACCGCGCTGGAGTACGAGCGGCGTTCGGCCACGGAGCGGGCCGAGCTTGTCGAGCACAGCCAGCGGCGGCTCGCCGAGACGTTCGAGGCGTTGTCGGCGCGGGCGCTCGAAGGCGCGAGCCGGCAGTTCCTGCAGCTCGCCGCGGCCCGGTTCGACGAGGCGGGCACCCGCGCCAGCGGGGATCTGGAAGCGCGCCGCGCCGCCGTCGAAAGCCTCGTCGCGCCGCTGCGGGAGACGCTGACCAGGATGGAGGACCGGCTGCGCGAGCTGGAGACGGCACGCACCGAGGCCTACGCGACGCTCGTCGAGCAGGTCCGCTCGGTGCGCGAGGCGTCCGACGGGCTGCGCACACAGACGGCGCAGCTCGTGACGGTGCTGCGCAAGCCACAGGCCCGCGGCGCCTGGGGCGAGCTGCAGCTGCGCCGGGTCGTCGAGGTCGCCGGCATGCTGAACCGCTGCGACTTCACCGAGCAGCAGACGATCACCGGCGACGGCGGCGAGGCGGCCCAGCGGCCGGACCTGGTCGTCCACCTGGTCGGCGGGCGCAGCATCGTCGTCGACTCGAAGGTCCCGCTGGCCGCGTTCCTGGAGGCGGCCGAGGCCGCCGACGAGGCCGTCCGCGCCGAGCGGCTCGCCGCGCACGCCCGGCACGTGCGCACCCATGTCGACCAGCTGAGCTCGAAGGCCTACTGGCGCCGGCTCGACTCGCCCGAGTTCGTGGTCCTTTTCATCCCGGCCGAGGCCTTCCTCGCGCCCGCGCTCGACCACGACACGGGCCTGCTCGAATACGCAGCCGGCCGTAACGTGGTGATCGCCACCCCCACCACCCTGATCGCGCTGCTTCGCACCGTCGCCCACGCCTGGACGCAGGACGTGCTGACCACCCGGGCAAAAGAGGTCTATGACCTTGGCAAGGAGCTCTACAGCCGCCTTGGGACCCTCGGCGAACACGTAGATCGGCTCGGCACGTCGCTCGGCCGGGCGGTCGAGAGCTACAACGCGACGGTCGGCTCGCTGGAGAGCCGAGTGCTGGTGCAGGCACGCCGGCTCGCCGCGATGGAGTTCGTCGAGGACGAGCTCACCGGTCCACGGCCAGTCGAGCTCGGGGTCCGCCCGCTCACCGCTCCCGAGCTACGGATCGACACCGATGCCCGGCCGCCGGCCGCCGTCGGGTCGGATTCGGCCGACGCTCCGGGAGCCATCAGCGCCTCGGAGCCCACCGTGGTGGAGCTCGTATCGTCGGTTCCCACCGCGGCGGCAGCGGCCGGCCCGAACACCGTTGGTGTCGACGGCGCTTCGCGGAGTGCTTGA
- a CDS encoding 4-hydroxy-3-methylbut-2-enyl diphosphate reductase, with amino-acid sequence MGRVLLAKPRGYCAGVDRAVQTVEKALELYGVPVYVRKQIVHNAHVVKTLEAKGAIFVEETEEVPHGATVVFSAHGVAPTVHEEASERKLRTIDATCPLVTKVHSEARRFAREDYDILLIGHEGHEEVVGTTGQAPDRIHLVDGPEDAADVKVRDPKRVAYLSQTTLSVDETMTTVDALRERFPHLTGPPNSDICYATQNRQVAVKEIANAVDLILVVGSPNSSNSVRLVEVALDAGAPAAYLVDNCEQVNAEWLQGVETVGVTSGASVPEELVTELMSWLAERGFNDVEEVTSTEEHLLFALPPELRRDMRRMKESAATS; translated from the coding sequence ATGGGGCGGGTCCTTTTGGCCAAGCCGCGCGGCTACTGCGCCGGTGTCGATCGAGCGGTTCAGACCGTGGAGAAGGCACTGGAGCTGTATGGCGTTCCGGTATACGTGCGTAAGCAGATCGTGCACAACGCCCACGTCGTCAAGACGTTGGAAGCGAAGGGCGCGATCTTCGTCGAGGAGACGGAAGAGGTGCCGCACGGTGCCACCGTCGTGTTCTCCGCGCACGGGGTAGCACCCACCGTGCACGAGGAGGCGTCCGAGCGGAAGCTGCGGACGATCGATGCCACCTGCCCGCTGGTGACCAAGGTGCACTCCGAAGCGCGCCGGTTCGCCCGCGAGGACTACGACATCCTGCTCATCGGCCATGAGGGCCATGAAGAGGTCGTCGGGACCACCGGGCAGGCGCCGGACCGCATCCACCTGGTGGACGGCCCGGAGGACGCGGCGGACGTGAAGGTGCGTGACCCGAAGCGGGTCGCCTACCTCTCGCAGACGACGCTGTCCGTCGACGAGACGATGACGACGGTAGATGCGCTGCGCGAGCGGTTCCCGCATCTGACCGGGCCGCCGAACTCGGACATCTGCTACGCGACCCAGAACCGCCAGGTGGCCGTGAAGGAGATCGCGAACGCGGTCGACCTGATCCTGGTCGTCGGCTCGCCGAACTCGTCGAACTCCGTCCGCCTCGTCGAGGTCGCCCTCGACGCCGGCGCGCCGGCGGCCTATCTGGTCGACAACTGCGAGCAGGTCAACGCCGAGTGGCTCCAGGGCGTCGAGACCGTGGGCGTCACCAGCGGCGCCTCCGTGCCGGAGGAGCTGGTCACCGAGCTGATGTCGTGGCTCGCGGAACGCGGCTTCAACGACGTGGAGGAGGTCACCTCCACCGAGGAGCACCTGCTCTTCGCGCTTCCGCCGGAGCTGCGCCGTGACATGCGCCGCATGAAGGAAAGCGCCGCCACCAGCTGA
- a CDS encoding glycosyltransferase family 2 protein — translation MTATGQGPAISIVIPTLNEARNVPHIFRILPRDAEIVLVDGRSTDGTEDVARALRPDCVIVHQTRKGKGNALAAGFAAATGDIIVMLDADGSADPAEIKDFVQVLVDGADFAKGSRFIKGGGSSDITRLRSRGNLGLSALVNFLLRHRFTDLCYGYNAFWSYCLPVLDLRPGEEGGEPQWGDGFEVETLINIRAARGGLNIIEVPSYEHPRLMGVTNLNAFSDGMRVLRTIFVEAFRPLPRGVLLEAAYGRAQLRRRLAAEEQQPATESYRRPA, via the coding sequence TTGACCGCGACAGGCCAAGGGCCGGCGATCAGCATCGTCATTCCGACGCTGAACGAGGCTCGAAACGTGCCACACATCTTCCGCATCCTGCCGCGCGATGCGGAGATCGTCCTGGTCGACGGCCGCTCCACCGACGGCACGGAGGACGTGGCGCGCGCCCTGCGTCCGGACTGCGTCATCGTGCACCAGACCAGGAAGGGCAAGGGCAACGCGCTGGCGGCCGGGTTCGCCGCCGCGACCGGCGACATCATCGTGATGCTCGACGCCGACGGCTCGGCGGATCCGGCCGAGATCAAGGACTTCGTCCAGGTCCTCGTCGACGGCGCCGACTTCGCGAAGGGGTCCAGGTTCATCAAGGGTGGCGGCAGCAGCGACATCACCCGGCTGCGGTCCAGGGGCAACCTCGGGCTGAGCGCCCTGGTCAACTTCCTGCTGCGGCACCGGTTCACCGATCTCTGCTACGGCTACAACGCGTTCTGGTCGTACTGCCTGCCCGTGCTGGACCTCCGCCCCGGTGAGGAGGGCGGGGAACCGCAGTGGGGTGACGGCTTCGAGGTCGAGACCCTTATCAACATCCGGGCGGCCCGCGGCGGGCTGAACATCATCGAGGTGCCCAGCTACGAACACCCGCGGTTGATGGGCGTTACCAACCTCAATGCATTCTCGGACGGCATGCGCGTACTACGGACTATTTTCGTCGAGGCGTTCCGTCCGCTGCCCAGAGGGGTGCTCCTGGAAGCCGCGTACGGGCGCGCTCAGCTGCGCCGCCGGCTCGCCGCCGAGGAGCAGCAGCCGGCCACCGAGTCCTACCGTCGTCCGGCCTGA
- the glpX gene encoding class II fructose-bisphosphatase, translated as MAHESAAVPEPLAVQGQAPDRNLALELVRVTEAAALAAARWVGRGDKNGADGAAVDAMRRLVGTVSMRGVVVIGEGEKDEAPMLFNGEEVGSGEGPECDVAVDPVDGTTLTSKGMNNAVSVMAVSERGTMYDASVCFYMDKLVTGPEAASVVDITASVEDNVRAVAKAKGIHPRDVTVVVLDRPRHAGLVDEIRATGARVKLISDGDVAGAVMAASDDTGVDLLLGVGGTPEGIITACAVTCLGGVIQGRLWPRDDVERAKVIAAGLDVNRVLSTRDLVNSDNVFFVATGITDGELLAGVRYRPGGASTSSLVMRSRSGTIRRVDSQHQLTKLQAYSTVPF; from the coding sequence GTGGCACATGAGAGCGCGGCCGTCCCCGAACCGCTTGCCGTCCAGGGCCAGGCGCCCGACCGCAACCTGGCGCTCGAGCTGGTCCGCGTCACCGAGGCCGCCGCGCTCGCGGCCGCCCGCTGGGTGGGCCGCGGCGACAAGAACGGGGCGGACGGTGCCGCCGTCGACGCGATGCGCCGGCTGGTCGGCACCGTGTCGATGCGCGGCGTCGTCGTCATCGGCGAGGGCGAGAAGGACGAAGCCCCGATGCTGTTCAACGGCGAGGAGGTCGGCTCCGGCGAAGGCCCGGAGTGCGACGTCGCCGTCGACCCGGTGGACGGCACCACACTGACGTCCAAGGGCATGAACAACGCCGTCTCGGTGATGGCCGTCAGCGAGCGCGGCACGATGTACGACGCGAGCGTCTGCTTCTACATGGACAAGCTCGTCACCGGCCCCGAGGCAGCCTCCGTCGTGGACATCACGGCCTCCGTCGAGGACAACGTCCGCGCGGTCGCGAAGGCCAAGGGCATCCACCCGCGCGACGTCACCGTCGTCGTGCTCGACCGTCCGCGCCATGCCGGCCTGGTCGACGAGATCCGGGCCACCGGCGCCCGCGTCAAGCTGATCTCCGACGGAGACGTCGCCGGCGCCGTCATGGCCGCCTCCGACGACACCGGTGTCGATCTGCTGCTCGGGGTCGGCGGCACCCCGGAGGGCATCATCACGGCCTGTGCCGTCACCTGCCTCGGGGGTGTCATCCAGGGCCGGCTGTGGCCCCGGGACGACGTCGAGCGGGCGAAGGTCATCGCCGCCGGCCTCGACGTCAACCGGGTGCTGTCCACCCGGGACCTCGTCAACAGCGACAACGTCTTCTTCGTCGCGACGGGCATCACCGACGGTGAGCTGCTCGCGGGCGTCCGCTACCGCCCCGGCGGCGCGAGCACATCCTCGCTGGTGATGCGCTCACGGAGCGGAACCATCCGCCGCGTCGACAGCCAGCACCAGCTCACCAAGCTGCAGGCCTACTCGACCGTCCCGTTCTAG
- a CDS encoding DUF4245 domain-containing protein: MARARGQETVRDMVLSLAVVMAGVLVFFLFVMPRGNGQPIKVVSDATTSVQSFARQAPYPVLAPTGLGQSLWKPTSVRMQVPGSVAGQAHQAMLTIGYVIDRKNDRTYARYEVTNDPNAVQQQLGNRPVTGTTTLGGQAWELRPDDDGHLALTRAAGAATIIVDDGAGPGGADRADLEALAASLRPVPATAT, encoded by the coding sequence GTGGCACGTGCGCGTGGTCAGGAGACCGTCCGGGACATGGTGCTCTCGCTTGCCGTGGTGATGGCGGGTGTGCTCGTGTTCTTCCTCTTCGTGATGCCGAGAGGCAATGGCCAGCCGATCAAGGTGGTGTCCGACGCGACGACATCCGTCCAGTCGTTCGCCCGGCAGGCGCCCTATCCGGTGCTCGCGCCGACCGGACTCGGCCAGAGCCTCTGGAAGCCGACCTCGGTGCGGATGCAGGTCCCCGGCTCGGTCGCCGGCCAGGCACACCAGGCCATGCTCACGATCGGTTACGTGATCGACCGCAAGAACGACCGGACCTATGCCCGGTACGAGGTCACCAACGACCCGAACGCCGTGCAGCAGCAACTCGGCAACCGGCCGGTGACCGGCACGACGACGCTCGGCGGCCAGGCCTGGGAGCTGCGCCCGGACGACGACGGCCACCTGGCCCTCACCCGCGCCGCCGGAGCCGCCACGATCATCGTCGACGACGGAGCCGGTCCCGGCGGTGCCGACCGGGCCGATCTGGAGGCCCTCGCCGCGTCGCTGCGCCCGGTCCCTGCCACGGCGACCTGA